A stretch of Pseudolysobacter antarcticus DNA encodes these proteins:
- a CDS encoding phospholipase A, whose product MSAGTDVAGKPVANAAADQTSGNTNSSPEKPKGEQGLPPPVPEYAPIGRLVSQHWELEPDEKNGLFHFVTHHANYVLPGVYNDNVNNHPYSPTHEAANPDPGGYQKEELKFQVSFKTKILEDILFGHADLWAAYTQQSNWQVYNSADSRPFRETNYEPEAILAFPTNYDLFGLHGRFINLAFDHQSNGQADPLSRSWNRVYAQIGFDRGDFALQFRRWWRLSDKTDDNPDITHYLGHGDLVAAYKRDGNMYILTVRNNLDSDHNHGAVQFDWTFPLYLNLKGYVQLFSGYGDSLIDYNHRQNTVGLGVMLTDWL is encoded by the coding sequence ATGAGTGCAGGTACGGATGTCGCGGGCAAACCGGTAGCAAATGCGGCCGCCGATCAAACCAGCGGCAATACAAATTCGTCTCCGGAAAAACCCAAGGGCGAGCAGGGGCTACCGCCGCCGGTACCGGAATATGCGCCGATCGGGCGGCTGGTTTCGCAGCACTGGGAACTGGAACCCGACGAGAAAAACGGCCTGTTCCATTTCGTCACGCATCACGCCAACTACGTATTGCCCGGCGTCTACAACGATAACGTCAACAATCATCCGTATTCGCCGACGCATGAGGCGGCAAACCCCGATCCAGGCGGTTATCAGAAAGAAGAACTCAAGTTTCAGGTCAGCTTCAAGACCAAAATTCTCGAAGATATTTTGTTCGGCCATGCCGATCTCTGGGCGGCCTACACGCAGCAGAGTAATTGGCAGGTCTACAACAGTGCAGACTCGCGCCCGTTTCGCGAAACCAACTACGAGCCCGAGGCGATTCTGGCGTTCCCGACCAATTACGATTTGTTCGGTCTGCACGGACGTTTCATAAATCTTGCGTTCGATCATCAGTCGAACGGCCAGGCCGATCCGCTCTCGCGCAGCTGGAATCGTGTGTATGCGCAGATCGGATTCGACCGCGGCGATTTTGCGTTGCAGTTCCGCCGCTGGTGGCGCCTGAGCGACAAGACCGACGACAATCCGGACATCACGCATTACCTCGGCCACGGTGATCTGGTCGCCGCGTACAAGCGCGATGGCAACATGTACATCCTGACCGTGCGCAACAATCTCGACAGCGATCACAATCACGGTGCGGTGCAGTTCGACTGGACGTTTCCGCTGTATCTGAACCTGAAAGGCTACGTGCAATTGTTCTCGGGTTACGGCGACAGTTTGATCGATTATAACCATCGACAGAATACCGTTGGCCTCGGTGTCATGCTTACCGATTGGCTGTAA
- a CDS encoding AI-2E family transporter — MTQQNFPVTLASWILAAVALAAVIVLQLLPALLAGLLVYELVDTLTPLLQKRLPGERARWLAVALLGVLVIGLLTWLIFAAVSYFRGEAGNPAALMDKVMIVVDRARAQLPPFIVDRLPDSVEDFRLAVMEWLRAHVAELQFAGKEAVRIFISILIGMILGALIALDHSHQQRSWRPLSSALIARCTRFATAFRNVVFAQIKISLLNTLFTAIFLLGVLPILDIHLPLSKTLVALTFVVGLLPVVGNLISNTLIVAVSLSVSLWVALAALIFLILIHKLEYFLNARIVGAQISAKAWELLLAMLVMEAAFGPAGIVAAPIYYAYLKSELQHANLV; from the coding sequence ATGACCCAACAGAATTTTCCAGTCACGCTCGCGAGCTGGATTCTTGCCGCTGTCGCCCTCGCGGCGGTCATCGTGCTGCAACTCCTGCCGGCGCTGCTCGCCGGCCTGCTGGTGTACGAGCTGGTCGATACACTCACGCCGTTGCTGCAAAAACGCCTGCCCGGCGAACGCGCGCGCTGGCTCGCAGTGGCGTTGCTTGGTGTGCTCGTGATCGGTTTGCTGACATGGCTGATTTTCGCCGCGGTATCGTATTTTCGTGGCGAGGCCGGCAATCCGGCCGCCCTGATGGACAAGGTGATGATCGTAGTGGATCGCGCACGTGCGCAATTGCCGCCATTCATCGTCGATCGTTTGCCGGATAGCGTCGAGGACTTCCGCCTCGCGGTGATGGAATGGCTGCGCGCGCATGTCGCCGAGCTGCAATTTGCGGGCAAGGAAGCCGTGCGCATTTTCATCAGCATCCTGATCGGCATGATCCTCGGCGCGCTGATCGCACTCGATCATTCGCATCAGCAACGTTCATGGCGGCCGTTGTCATCGGCGCTGATTGCGCGCTGCACGCGATTTGCGACGGCATTTCGCAACGTGGTGTTCGCGCAGATCAAGATTTCGCTGTTGAATACCTTGTTCACAGCGATTTTCCTGCTCGGCGTTTTGCCGATTCTGGACATCCATTTGCCACTCAGTAAAACCCTCGTGGCGCTGACGTTTGTGGTCGGACTATTGCCCGTGGTCGGCAACCTGATTTCGAACACGCTGATCGTCGCGGTGTCGCTATCGGTATCGTTGTGGGTCGCGCTGGCCGCACTTATATTCCTGATCCTGATCCACAAGCTCGAGTATTTTCTCAACGCGCGTATCGTCGGCGCGCAGATCAGCGCCAAGGCTTGGGAATTGTTGCTTGCGATGCTGGTGATGGAAGCCGCGTTCGGACCCGCCGGCATCGTCGCCGCGCCGATTTACTACGCCTATCTGAAAAGCGAATTGCAGCACGCCAATCTGGTGTAA
- the rlmC gene encoding 23S rRNA (uracil(747)-C(5))-methyltransferase RlmC, protein MLCSYYQAGSCRSCSQIEQPYAIQLKAKEQHCREALQAFADVTWLPPVASRETGFRNKAKMVVSGSVDQPLLGILGSTGHGVDLSDCPLYPAVLSAAFATIAAWITQADITPYDLVTRRGELKYILLTLAQHSGELMLRFVLRSQEAEARMRKHFPALQATLPQLRVVSINLQPEHKAIFEGEREILLTSHAHLTMQLNGLPLHLRPQSFFQTNDAVAAQLYAQARDWSDELAPASVWDLFCGVGGFALHCADSMRHVTGIETSAEAIISAERSRDELGLQNVQFRALDATDFVRGNQTAPELVIVNPPRRGIGKSLCEWIDASGAKSLIYSSCNVESLARDLAQMQGFKLVRARVLDMFPHTKHYEIITLLKRHTNPNPRQPSSVIAK, encoded by the coding sequence ATGTTGTGCAGTTATTACCAAGCGGGATCGTGTCGCTCGTGTTCGCAGATCGAACAGCCGTACGCGATACAACTTAAAGCCAAGGAGCAGCATTGCCGCGAGGCGTTGCAGGCGTTTGCCGATGTCACGTGGCTGCCACCGGTCGCGAGTCGTGAAACAGGATTTCGCAACAAGGCGAAGATGGTCGTCAGCGGCAGTGTTGACCAGCCGTTGCTCGGCATACTCGGTTCAACCGGACATGGCGTTGACCTCAGCGATTGCCCACTCTACCCGGCTGTATTGAGCGCAGCCTTCGCCACGATTGCGGCCTGGATTACGCAAGCCGATATCACGCCTTATGATCTTGTTACACGACGCGGTGAGCTCAAGTACATCCTGCTGACCCTGGCGCAACACTCCGGCGAACTGATGCTGCGTTTTGTGCTGCGCTCGCAGGAAGCCGAAGCGCGCATGCGCAAACATTTCCCCGCGTTGCAGGCGACGCTGCCGCAGTTGCGCGTGGTATCGATCAACCTGCAGCCCGAACACAAGGCGATTTTCGAGGGTGAGCGCGAAATACTGCTGACTTCGCATGCGCATTTGACCATGCAGTTGAATGGTCTGCCGTTGCATCTGCGCCCGCAAAGTTTTTTCCAGACCAACGATGCGGTTGCCGCGCAACTGTATGCACAGGCACGTGACTGGAGCGACGAGCTCGCACCGGCCTCGGTGTGGGATTTGTTCTGCGGCGTCGGCGGTTTCGCCTTGCATTGCGCCGACAGCATGCGCCATGTCACGGGTATCGAAACCAGCGCCGAAGCGATCATCAGTGCCGAGCGCAGCCGCGACGAACTCGGTCTGCAGAATGTACAATTCCGCGCGCTCGACGCGACTGACTTTGTCCGCGGTAACCAGACCGCGCCCGAGCTCGTCATCGTCAATCCGCCGCGCCGTGGCATCGGCAAATCGTTGTGCGAATGGATCGATGCATCCGGCGCAAAATCGCTGATTTATTCGAGCTGCAATGTCGAATCGCTAGCGCGCGATCTGGCGCAGATGCAAGGCTTCAAACTCGTTCGCGCGCGTGTGCTCGACATGTTTCCGCATACCAAACACTACGAAATCATCACCCTGCTGAAGCGCCATACAAACCCGAATCCGCGTCAACCCTCTAGCGTTATCGCGAAATAA
- a CDS encoding TIGR03862 family flavoprotein, with amino-acid sequence MNPNRSESVAIVGGGPAGLMAAEVACAAGLQVDVFDTMGSVGRKFLLAGKGGLNLTHSEPFAQFVMRYSARHAEVEHWLQSFDAAALRAWARGFGVETFVGSSGRVFPRDLKAAPLLRGWVRRLRESGVRFHVHHRCIGWHNSGALRFSSADSERLVAADAVILAMGGGSWPELGSDGAWQTWLSEMSVDIAPLQPSNCGFELDWSEHFSSRHAGHPLKAVRISLIDQLGEHHSQLGEFVITAKGVEGSLIYALSAPLRDTITAQGKVEIRLDLTPDRDLERLHRDLARPRGGRSLATHLRRTIGIEGVKAGLLYEVVPKADFNDPHNLAAWIKSLPLVLQRPRPIAEAISSSGGVKFAALDKNLMLRARPGIFCAGEMIDWEAPTGGYLLTACFASGRVAGLGAVDWLSRQTEV; translated from the coding sequence ATGAACCCGAACCGCAGTGAAAGCGTCGCCATCGTCGGCGGCGGGCCGGCGGGATTGATGGCGGCCGAAGTGGCTTGCGCGGCGGGCCTGCAAGTCGATGTGTTTGACACGATGGGTTCGGTCGGGCGCAAGTTTCTGCTGGCCGGCAAAGGCGGTTTGAATCTCACGCATTCCGAACCGTTCGCGCAGTTCGTGATGCGTTATAGCGCACGCCATGCCGAAGTCGAACATTGGCTGCAGTCGTTCGATGCAGCCGCGTTACGTGCATGGGCACGCGGCTTCGGCGTGGAAACATTTGTTGGCAGCTCGGGACGCGTATTTCCACGCGACCTCAAGGCCGCGCCATTGCTGCGTGGCTGGGTGCGGCGCCTGCGCGAAAGTGGCGTGCGCTTTCATGTGCATCATCGTTGCATCGGCTGGCATAACAGCGGCGCACTGCGATTTTCCAGCGCCGACAGTGAACGTCTGGTTGCAGCCGATGCGGTAATTCTCGCAATGGGCGGCGGCAGTTGGCCGGAGCTCGGTTCGGACGGCGCATGGCAAACGTGGCTGAGCGAAATGTCGGTCGATATCGCACCGCTGCAGCCGTCGAACTGCGGTTTCGAGCTGGACTGGAGCGAGCATTTTTCTTCGCGTCACGCCGGCCATCCGCTCAAAGCTGTGCGCATTTCCTTGATCGATCAACTTGGCGAACACCATTCGCAGCTTGGCGAATTTGTGATCACCGCCAAAGGTGTCGAAGGCAGCTTGATCTATGCACTCTCGGCCCCGCTGCGCGATACGATCACGGCACAAGGCAAGGTCGAAATTCGCCTCGATCTGACACCGGATCGCGACCTCGAAAGATTACATCGTGACCTCGCCCGCCCGCGTGGCGGTCGTTCGCTGGCAACACATTTGCGGCGCACGATCGGTATCGAAGGCGTCAAGGCTGGCTTGCTTTACGAAGTCGTGCCGAAGGCCGATTTCAACGATCCGCACAACCTCGCGGCATGGATCAAATCATTACCGTTGGTGTTGCAACGTCCGCGCCCGATCGCCGAGGCGATCAGCAGTTCCGGCGGAGTGAAATTTGCTGCGCTCGATAAAAACCTCATGCTGCGTGCGCGCCCCGGAATTTTCTGCGCGGGCGAGATGATCGACTGGGAAGCACCAACCGGCGGTTATCTGCTCACCGCGTGTTTTGCCAGTGGCCGTGTTGCCGGTCTCGGCGCGGTGGATTGGTTGAGCAGGCAAACCGAAGTCTGA
- a CDS encoding VOC family protein: MKNLKTIPDGFHTLTPYIVVRDAASAIAFYREAFGAEEMYRLTEPGGKVGHAELRIGNSLLMLADEYPDFGALSPQSIGGSPVKLHLSVDDVDDFFAHAIAAGATILRAVKDEFHGNRMGMLVDPYGHTWSISTQIEQLTPEEMQRRFSAAFE; encoded by the coding sequence ATGAAAAACCTCAAAACGATTCCCGATGGATTTCATACGCTCACGCCGTACATCGTGGTGCGTGATGCCGCGAGTGCGATCGCGTTCTACCGTGAGGCCTTCGGCGCCGAAGAAATGTATCGGTTAACGGAACCCGGCGGCAAGGTTGGCCATGCCGAATTGCGTATCGGCAACTCGTTGCTGATGCTGGCAGATGAGTATCCGGATTTCGGCGCTTTAAGTCCGCAAAGCATCGGCGGCTCGCCGGTGAAACTGCATCTGAGTGTCGACGATGTCGACGATTTTTTCGCGCACGCCATTGCCGCTGGCGCCACGATATTGCGCGCAGTCAAGGACGAGTTTCATGGCAATCGCATGGGCATGCTGGTCGATCCGTACGGCCACACCTGGTCGATCAGCACGCAAATCGAGCAGCTCACCCCAGAAGAAATGCAGCGTCGTTTTTCTGCTGCGTTTGAATGA
- a CDS encoding TetR/AcrR family transcriptional regulator, which translates to MKKSSSVKHQSTPTSIAANARGRPRNVEARNAILTAARSMLEEGGIAAVTMEGIALRAGVGKPTIYRTWPNALAVAMAAMVEVPVQVSARRKTPSGVADLRRQLADIIAVFATRMGRNVAMVLAASNADTELSKVFRNHFILARRNEGRSFVERAIAQHEIRVDIDIEVVLDLIYAPVFYRLLVGHAALDSRFTDSVLAHVLAGIGTNPANIKRRITTP; encoded by the coding sequence ATGAAAAAATCATCCTCTGTCAAGCACCAATCCACCCCAACGTCGATCGCGGCGAATGCACGCGGTCGCCCGCGCAATGTCGAGGCGCGCAATGCGATCCTGACTGCGGCGCGTTCGATGCTGGAAGAAGGTGGGATTGCCGCGGTCACGATGGAAGGCATCGCGTTGCGTGCGGGTGTCGGCAAGCCGACGATTTACCGGACATGGCCAAACGCATTGGCGGTTGCGATGGCGGCGATGGTGGAAGTACCGGTCCAGGTCTCCGCTCGCCGAAAAACGCCCAGCGGCGTGGCGGATTTACGCCGGCAGCTGGCCGACATCATCGCGGTATTTGCCACCCGCATGGGGCGCAACGTCGCCATGGTTCTCGCGGCGAGCAACGCGGATACCGAGTTATCGAAAGTTTTTCGCAATCACTTCATTCTGGCGCGACGCAATGAAGGACGCAGCTTTGTCGAACGCGCAATCGCTCAGCATGAGATCCGAGTCGATATCGATATCGAAGTCGTGCTCGATTTGATTTATGCGCCAGTGTTCTATCGCTTGCTGGTCGGACATGCGGCGCTGGATTCGCGCTTCACCGATAGCGTGTTGGCGCATGTACTGGCAGGCATTGGTACCAATCCAGCCAATATAAAACGTCGTATTACAACGCCTTGA
- a CDS encoding beta strand repeat-containing protein produces MTCTYRMQRHPLALALSTAFALQGGNLFAADVEITPPPAGNVVIKDSTGAIARFVVDPSGAVSISGLPSAAQENSPVCFNTSTGQLGTCPPLVAGPTGATGVMGNTGPTGSTGAIGATGFQGIQGSAGVTGVTGITGVTGATGATGLSGVTGATGVGATGATGVIGNTGATGSIGATGVTGASVTGATGFTGATGPTGSVGATGNTGSIGLTGATGATGAGVTGATGVTGSTGTVGNTGNTGPSGATGATGAGVTGATGSTGFTGATGVTGSTGATGATGAGVAGITGATGPNGLTGVTGATGSTGAIGSTGATGVGTAGATGATGAAGTASAGALLRDSAGAALGTILTMGTPGSPGSTNTMWVYTSTKHLVGITLAGAITTTSPLYYTGLNCTGNAYLNSGSATAGATTYAKNVLYSQKNSQVYTLANANANGQATSVAPTPAYQSQESGVGVCTNTVPTNAGFLMTAVTMATIGLPAAGTTPVAVPLQFP; encoded by the coding sequence ATGACATGCACCTATCGTATGCAGCGACATCCATTAGCGTTGGCGCTCAGCACCGCATTCGCGCTGCAAGGCGGCAACCTGTTCGCTGCCGATGTCGAGATCACACCACCGCCGGCCGGCAATGTCGTGATCAAGGACAGCACCGGCGCGATCGCGCGGTTTGTCGTTGATCCGAGCGGCGCTGTCAGCATCAGCGGCTTGCCGAGTGCGGCGCAGGAAAACTCCCCGGTTTGTTTCAATACCAGCACCGGACAGCTCGGCACATGTCCGCCGTTGGTCGCCGGACCGACCGGTGCCACAGGCGTGATGGGTAACACCGGCCCGACCGGTTCCACCGGCGCAATCGGTGCCACCGGTTTTCAAGGCATTCAAGGTAGCGCTGGGGTGACTGGCGTTACCGGAATCACTGGTGTGACAGGGGCTACGGGTGCAACTGGACTCAGTGGCGTTACTGGCGCGACTGGAGTTGGCGCTACCGGTGCAACCGGGGTTATCGGCAATACCGGCGCAACGGGATCGATTGGTGCCACCGGTGTGACGGGCGCCAGCGTGACCGGCGCAACAGGATTCACCGGTGCCACAGGCCCGACGGGTAGCGTGGGTGCGACCGGCAATACCGGCAGCATCGGTCTGACTGGAGCTACCGGTGCAACGGGGGCAGGCGTTACGGGCGCAACTGGCGTGACCGGTTCCACAGGTACAGTAGGCAATACCGGTAACACCGGACCATCGGGGGCAACAGGCGCCACTGGCGCCGGCGTTACGGGGGCGACAGGATCGACGGGATTCACTGGTGCCACTGGTGTGACGGGCTCGACCGGAGCAACCGGAGCCACTGGCGCTGGCGTCGCAGGCATAACGGGCGCTACCGGACCTAATGGGCTTACTGGTGTCACCGGAGCTACTGGCTCGACCGGCGCGATAGGAAGCACCGGTGCCACCGGCGTCGGTACGGCTGGCGCTACCGGTGCCACCGGCGCGGCAGGCACAGCATCAGCAGGTGCTTTGTTACGCGATTCAGCCGGTGCGGCACTCGGTACGATTCTGACGATGGGAACGCCGGGTAGTCCCGGTTCGACCAATACCATGTGGGTCTATACATCGACGAAACATCTGGTGGGCATTACCTTGGCCGGTGCAATTACAACGACAAGCCCGTTGTATTACACCGGATTGAATTGCACCGGTAACGCCTACCTCAACAGCGGCAGTGCTACTGCAGGCGCCACTACCTACGCGAAAAACGTCCTGTATTCGCAGAAGAATTCGCAGGTCTACACGCTCGCCAACGCCAATGCGAATGGACAGGCGACGTCGGTCGCCCCGACCCCCGCTTATCAGTCACAAGAAAGCGGCGTCGGGGTATGCACCAATACGGTACCGACGAATGCAGGATTCCTCATGACAGCCGTGACGATGGCGACGATCGGTCTGCCGGCGGCGGGTACCACACCGGTCGCGGTGCCGTTGCAATTTCCGTGA
- the dbpA gene encoding ATP-dependent RNA helicase DbpA, with protein sequence MKNFTELALSAPLMQALDALSYTQMTPVQALSLPPMLAGSDVIAQARTGSGKTVAFGLGLLSHLDASRIKVQALVLCPTRELADQVAKEIRRLARFVPNIKVLTLCGGIPLGPQLASLSHDPHIVVGTPGRIQEHLRKRTLHLSSLKVLVLDEADRMLDMGFEEAINEIIAKTPKTRQTLLFSATYPDEIRSISANVQRTPVEVTIDTAPESEEIQQLFFEVEFSRKPEALAALLAEYQPESAVVFCNTRRDTQDVADHLAQQGFSVLALHGDLEQRERDEILVRFANKSCAVLVATDVAARGLDIKELAAVISYELPTDPDVHVHRIGRTGRAGQKGLALSLCSPREINRVLPIETREQKPVRWGKLDLSASKTKLPAAAAMVTLVIDGGRKDKVRAGDILGALTGDAGVAAEAVGRIDIFDVRAYVAIQRKLATKALERLGAGKIKGRNFRVRRLG encoded by the coding sequence ATGAAAAATTTCACTGAACTCGCTTTGAGCGCGCCGCTGATGCAGGCGCTGGACGCACTTTCGTACACGCAAATGACACCGGTGCAGGCGCTCAGCTTGCCGCCGATGCTGGCCGGCAGCGATGTGATCGCGCAGGCGCGTACCGGGAGCGGCAAGACGGTCGCGTTCGGCCTCGGGCTGTTGTCGCATCTCGATGCGAGTCGCATCAAGGTGCAGGCGCTGGTGCTTTGTCCAACGCGCGAACTTGCCGATCAAGTCGCCAAGGAAATCCGCCGACTCGCGCGGTTTGTGCCGAACATCAAGGTGCTGACCTTGTGCGGCGGAATTCCACTCGGCCCGCAGCTCGCATCGCTGAGTCACGATCCGCATATCGTGGTCGGCACGCCGGGACGCATCCAGGAACATCTGCGCAAGCGCACGCTGCATCTGTCGTCGCTCAAGGTGCTGGTGCTGGATGAGGCCGACCGCATGCTCGATATGGGTTTCGAGGAAGCAATCAACGAGATCATCGCGAAGACGCCGAAAACCCGCCAGACGTTGCTGTTCTCGGCAACCTATCCCGATGAGATCCGCAGTATCAGCGCCAACGTGCAGCGCACGCCGGTCGAAGTGACGATCGACACTGCGCCCGAGAGCGAGGAAATACAGCAGCTGTTTTTTGAAGTCGAATTTTCGCGCAAGCCCGAAGCACTCGCGGCGTTGCTGGCGGAGTATCAGCCCGAGTCGGCCGTGGTGTTCTGCAATACCCGACGCGATACACAGGACGTTGCCGATCATCTGGCGCAGCAAGGTTTCTCCGTACTCGCCTTGCACGGCGATCTGGAGCAGCGCGAGCGTGATGAAATTCTCGTGCGGTTCGCCAACAAGAGTTGTGCGGTGCTGGTCGCCACCGACGTCGCCGCTCGCGGTCTGGATATCAAGGAACTTGCGGCTGTGATCAGCTACGAATTGCCGACCGATCCCGATGTGCATGTGCATCGCATCGGCCGCACCGGTCGGGCAGGGCAGAAGGGCTTGGCCTTGAGCCTCTGTTCGCCGCGCGAAATCAATCGCGTTTTGCCGATCGAAACCCGCGAACAGAAACCCGTGCGTTGGGGCAAGCTCGATCTTTCCGCGAGCAAGACAAAATTGCCCGCTGCCGCAGCGATGGTGACCCTGGTGATCGACGGCGGACGCAAGGACAAGGTTCGTGCGGGCGATATTCTCGGCGCACTGACTGGCGATGCCGGCGTCGCGGCGGAAGCGGTCGGGCGCATCGATATTTTCGATGTGCGCGCGTACGTCGCGATCCAGCGCAAGTTGGCGACGAAAGCGCTCGAACGACTCGGCGCCGGCAAGATCAAGGGCCGCAATTTCCGCGTGCGACGATTGGGATGA